In one window of Chryseobacterium phocaeense DNA:
- a CDS encoding Atu1372/SO_1960 family protein gives MKKLSTVFVLILLLKITTIMAQDNKAKILVLIHSDNGGTYELAKEIASGIESNKTASAVIKLVEESQNPRLKNIPIATADELPSYDGIAFGSPVYFGNISTGMSRFLSKTVDLWTNHALEGMPATVFMSAGSGAGKELALQAFWNTLAVYGMVLVSNGIRGTENINKAIPQGNSVLGVTSMASLKDVERPTKDERGLAELQGRNFAKTAIALKGTFAKKQSVAATAPSSEDIDHILKQKKIVLPKVPQPAGNYKPYVRSGNLVFINQVALKDGKILNPGKLGVDVNEEQVKEATKATMLNVIAVLKEAVDGDLNRVKQCVQLTGIFNTKDDYTKHADLMNTASDLAVEVFGEKGKHARATFGASSVPVNSSVEIQAVFEVE, from the coding sequence ATGAAAAAACTAAGTACGGTTTTTGTATTAATCCTATTATTAAAAATCACCACCATCATGGCACAGGACAATAAAGCTAAAATATTGGTTCTCATCCATTCAGATAATGGAGGAACGTATGAACTGGCTAAAGAAATAGCATCAGGGATCGAAAGCAACAAGACAGCTTCAGCAGTGATTAAGCTCGTAGAAGAATCTCAAAATCCCAGATTGAAAAATATTCCCATAGCGACAGCAGATGAGCTTCCATCGTATGACGGAATTGCTTTCGGATCACCGGTTTATTTTGGAAATATCAGTACCGGAATGAGCAGATTCTTATCCAAAACGGTTGATTTATGGACGAATCACGCATTGGAAGGAATGCCCGCCACAGTTTTTATGTCAGCGGGAAGCGGAGCGGGTAAGGAACTGGCACTTCAGGCATTCTGGAATACATTAGCTGTTTACGGCATGGTGCTGGTATCCAATGGAATCAGGGGGACTGAAAACATTAATAAAGCAATTCCTCAGGGAAATTCAGTGTTGGGTGTAACAAGCATGGCTTCCCTCAAAGACGTGGAAAGACCTACCAAAGACGAGCGTGGGCTGGCAGAACTTCAGGGTAGAAATTTTGCAAAAACAGCAATTGCCCTGAAAGGAACATTTGCTAAAAAACAGAGCGTAGCAGCTACAGCACCGTCTTCTGAGGATATAGATCACATTCTGAAACAGAAAAAGATCGTGTTGCCGAAAGTTCCGCAGCCAGCCGGAAACTATAAGCCTTATGTACGTTCCGGAAACCTGGTATTTATCAATCAGGTGGCTTTAAAAGACGGTAAGATTTTAAATCCGGGAAAGCTGGGCGTTGACGTTAATGAAGAACAGGTAAAAGAGGCTACAAAAGCCACGATGCTTAATGTCATAGCTGTTTTAAAAGAAGCTGTGGATGGTGATCTGAACCGCGTAAAACAATGTGTGCAGTTAACCGGAATTTTCAATACCAAAGATGATTACACCAAACATGCCGACCTGATGAATACGGCATCTGACCTTGCAGTAGAAGTTTTTGGAGAAAAGGGAAAACATGCCAGAGCGACCTTCGGGGCATCATCGGTTCCGGTGAACTCGTCAGTTGAAATACAGGCTGTTTTTGAAGTAGAGTAA